Genomic window (Bacteroidota bacterium):
CTCTTTTCGGCACGCCTCCGATCTTGTCTGATACTGGTTTGACCATACCAATTCCCATGGCCTGCCAGGACGTGTGGATTTATCATAACCAGCGTTATGATGATTAAGTCTGGTTTCCAGATCGGCTGCAGAGCCGATGTAAAACCGTCCGGTTTTTGATGAGAAGAGAATGTAGCAGTAATACATCGGGATTCTAGTACACTGGTTGTGCCT
Coding sequences:
- a CDS encoding GIY-YIG nuclease family protein — translated: MYYCYILFSSKTGRFYIGSAADLETRLNHHNAGYDKSTRPGRPWELVWSNQYQTRSEACRKERLIKSWKSAVKIRELIGMPGAENGPFFKQPHE